From Draconibacterium halophilum, one genomic window encodes:
- a CDS encoding response regulator transcription factor, whose protein sequence is MFEDNDICREALKLLFNEASGFQIVASYSFFDELKTADELNDAKLFLLSYSLPFEVLISVAELLKKRYADIPAILINVRKADNVVLQCIMNGIKSIIWKSDSTGELLFVCHKLLNGERYLRINESELYAGNFKNESEYLDKISARELTVLKLFALGHSYKLIGEKLNISPRTVESHKNNIQAKPELSSLKELIGYVIKNNIVELPVFSPPYYKKLLGNLKSITRLSIQ, encoded by the coding sequence GTGTTTGAGGATAATGACATATGTCGCGAAGCCTTAAAATTGCTTTTTAATGAAGCGAGTGGTTTTCAGATCGTGGCCAGTTATTCTTTTTTTGATGAGCTTAAAACTGCTGATGAACTAAACGATGCTAAACTCTTTTTGCTCAGTTACTCATTACCTTTCGAAGTGTTAATATCTGTTGCTGAATTGCTAAAGAAAAGATACGCGGATATTCCTGCAATTTTAATTAATGTTAGAAAAGCCGATAATGTGGTATTGCAATGTATTATGAATGGTATTAAAAGTATAATCTGGAAGTCGGATTCGACAGGAGAGTTGCTTTTTGTATGTCATAAACTACTAAATGGCGAGCGATACCTGAGGATAAATGAATCGGAATTGTATGCCGGTAATTTCAAAAATGAAAGCGAATATTTGGATAAGATTTCGGCGCGCGAATTAACGGTGCTGAAATTGTTTGCTTTAGGACATTCATATAAACTAATAGGAGAGAAGCTAAATATTAGTCCTCGTACGGTTGAATCGCATAAAAACAATATACAGGCTAAACCCGAACTCAGCTCACTGAAAGAGCTGATTGGTTATGTAATAAAAAATAATATTGTAGAACTACCTGTATTTTCTCCTCCTTACTATAAGAAACTTTTAGGCAACCTGAAATCAATCACTCGCTTAAGCATTCAGTAA
- a CDS encoding PKD domain-containing protein, producing the protein MGEKPANCPESPDLADGDDSDPTKGPLDEYGYCLPLNTTAAAPVANFSSTSTALTKGQSVTFTDLSTNTPKSWSWTFEGGIPSTSTEQNPSVTYNATGTFNVSLTVSNAVGIDTKSETAFINVTEPVVAPVASFSATPSTINEGSEVSFTDLTSNEPTAWSWTFAGATPSSSEDQNPKVRYNTPGTYDVILTVTNSGGTNTKTIPNYIEVIDIVEAPVAAFSANNTSISEGQSVSFTDLSTNTPTTWNWTFNGGSPASSTSKNPTVVYATPGVYSVTLSAENDGGTNTVTKSGYITVQDIPDAPVVNFSANNTDISEGQSVSFTDLSTNTPTIWNWTFNGGSPASSTSKNPTVVYATPGVYSVILSAENDGGTNTVTKSGYITVQDIPDAPVVNFSANNTDISEGQSVSFTDLSTNTPTIWNWTFNGGSPASSTSKNPTVIYATPGVYSVILSAENDGGTNTVTKSGYITVQDIPDAPVVNFSANNTDISEGQSVSFTDLSTNTPTIWNWTFNGGSPASSTSKNPTVVYATPGIYSVTLSAENDGGSNTVTKSGFITVQEIIEAPIADFSADITTVLEGGEISFSDKSKNTPSSWKWDFEGGNPATSTERNPKVAYHSANNYKVSLTVTNAAGNHTKTIDNYITVETAPEPGYCTPSPDATDEWIAEVHMGDNHHTSGSEGYSDNTATNFNFIAGSDNSITLVPGFSGKSSFEYWGIWIDFNSDKIFTEDEKVFTSSKSKSSVSGTIYIPQTNITTRMRVAMGSISPTACDYTKTGEVEDYTVVISEPAPEPPVAAFSASSTAIASGQSIQFSNLSENEPTSYQWSFPGGTPSESTEADPVVTYSNSGTYDVTLIAYKDGFASSEKTISAYITVTDNDAAPTPSNYCEPALISSMQYYIKDVNIGNELSVNSYGDGYSFDTNPFTLNAGGTYTVDLVPNKTNSRNFWRIWIDFNNDGDFDDADETVLALNNKKGSISETISIPSYVTGTTRIRITMKEGKAPAACDDDFPGEVEDYLVSFAAPEFQESISKASSESLLTMDLKVYPNPTTDWLNLQLSEFSEQAFYAIYNTVGKKVMEQPINAPLTTIDMSDKAPGIYLVVVKTDAQIFNEKVIKR; encoded by the coding sequence ATGGGAGAAAAACCAGCAAATTGCCCGGAATCTCCTGATTTGGCAGATGGTGATGATTCAGATCCAACAAAAGGGCCACTGGATGAATATGGATATTGCCTACCGCTTAATACCACAGCCGCAGCACCAGTTGCTAATTTTTCTTCAACCAGCACAGCATTAACCAAAGGTCAGAGTGTTACCTTTACTGACTTGTCAACCAATACTCCAAAATCGTGGAGTTGGACTTTTGAAGGTGGTATTCCATCGACTTCAACCGAACAAAATCCATCAGTAACTTATAATGCAACGGGTACATTTAATGTTAGCCTCACAGTTAGTAACGCTGTAGGAATCGATACAAAATCGGAAACTGCATTTATTAATGTTACTGAGCCGGTAGTTGCTCCTGTTGCCAGTTTCTCGGCTACCCCCTCTACAATCAACGAAGGGTCAGAAGTATCGTTTACTGATTTAACAAGCAATGAACCAACAGCATGGAGCTGGACTTTTGCAGGTGCTACCCCTTCTTCATCAGAAGATCAAAACCCTAAAGTGAGATACAACACTCCGGGAACATACGATGTTATACTTACTGTAACTAATTCAGGAGGTACCAATACAAAAACAATCCCAAATTATATAGAGGTAATTGATATCGTGGAAGCTCCTGTTGCTGCCTTCTCTGCAAATAATACATCAATTTCAGAAGGACAGTCGGTATCATTTACTGACCTGTCGACCAATACACCAACAACGTGGAACTGGACATTTAATGGAGGCTCACCTGCTTCTTCTACCAGTAAAAACCCAACGGTAGTTTATGCTACTCCGGGTGTATATAGTGTTACCCTATCAGCAGAAAACGATGGTGGAACGAACACAGTAACAAAAAGTGGATATATAACTGTTCAGGATATACCTGATGCTCCAGTTGTGAATTTTTCAGCAAATAACACTGATATTTCAGAAGGACAGTCGGTATCTTTTACTGACCTGTCGACCAATACACCAACAATCTGGAACTGGACATTTAATGGAGGCTCACCTGCTTCTTCTACCAGTAAAAACCCAACGGTAGTTTATGCTACTCCGGGTGTATATAGTGTTATACTATCAGCAGAAAACGATGGTGGAACGAACACAGTAACAAAAAGTGGATATATAACTGTTCAGGATATACCTGATGCTCCAGTTGTGAATTTTTCAGCAAATAACACTGATATTTCAGAAGGACAGTCGGTATCTTTTACTGACCTGTCGACCAATACACCAACAATCTGGAACTGGACATTTAATGGAGGCTCACCTGCTTCTTCTACCAGTAAAAACCCAACGGTAATTTATGCTACTCCGGGTGTATATAGTGTTATACTATCAGCAGAAAACGATGGTGGAACGAACACAGTAACAAAAAGTGGATATATAACTGTTCAGGATATACCTGATGCTCCAGTTGTGAATTTTTCAGCAAATAACACTGATATTTCAGAAGGACAGTCGGTATCTTTTACTGACCTGTCGACCAATACACCAACAATCTGGAACTGGACATTTAATGGAGGCTCACCTGCTTCTTCTACCAGTAAAAACCCAACGGTAGTCTATGCTACTCCGGGTATATATAGTGTTACCCTATCAGCAGAAAACGATGGTGGATCAAATACTGTAACCAAGAGTGGTTTTATAACTGTTCAGGAAATAATTGAGGCTCCTATAGCTGATTTTTCAGCGGATATTACAACCGTTTTAGAAGGTGGAGAGATTTCCTTTAGTGATAAGTCGAAGAACACTCCATCATCATGGAAATGGGATTTTGAAGGTGGTAATCCAGCAACATCTACAGAGCGTAATCCAAAGGTTGCTTATCATTCAGCAAACAATTATAAAGTGTCGCTTACCGTTACCAATGCTGCAGGAAACCACACCAAAACAATTGACAACTACATTACAGTTGAAACAGCTCCTGAACCGGGATACTGCACGCCATCACCTGATGCAACAGACGAATGGATAGCAGAAGTACACATGGGAGACAACCACCATACTTCCGGATCAGAAGGATACAGCGATAACACAGCAACAAACTTTAATTTTATTGCCGGAAGCGATAACAGTATTACATTGGTTCCTGGTTTTAGCGGTAAAAGTAGTTTTGAATATTGGGGCATTTGGATTGATTTCAATTCGGACAAGATTTTTACGGAAGATGAAAAGGTCTTTACTTCCTCGAAATCCAAGTCTTCAGTTAGTGGAACAATTTACATTCCGCAAACAAATATTACTACCCGAATGAGGGTTGCAATGGGAAGCATAAGCCCAACGGCCTGTGATTACACAAAAACAGGGGAAGTAGAGGATTACACCGTTGTTATTTCAGAACCTGCACCAGAGCCACCTGTGGCTGCCTTTAGTGCCAGCTCAACAGCTATTGCATCGGGGCAAAGTATTCAGTTCTCTAATTTATCAGAGAACGAACCAACAAGTTATCAATGGTCCTTCCCTGGTGGAACACCATCTGAAAGTACCGAAGCAGATCCTGTAGTTACCTATTCTAATTCGGGCACTTACGATGTAACATTAATTGCCTACAAAGATGGATTTGCATCGTCGGAAAAAACGATATCCGCATATATTACGGTTACTGATAACGATGCTGCTCCTACCCCCTCCAATTATTGCGAACCAGCATTAATTAGCAGTATGCAGTACTATATCAAAGACGTGAATATTGGGAATGAGCTATCGGTTAACAGCTATGGCGACGGATATTCATTCGATACAAATCCATTTACATTGAATGCCGGCGGTACATATACAGTTGATTTAGTACCAAATAAAACTAACAGTCGCAATTTCTGGAGAATATGGATAGACTTTAACAACGACGGCGATTTTGATGACGCTGACGAAACGGTGTTGGCTTTAAACAACAAAAAAGGATCAATATCAGAAACCATTTCTATTCCTTCGTATGTTACAGGAACAACACGTATACGCATCACCATGAAAGAAGGAAAAGCTCCTGCAGCCTGCGATGATGATTTCCCCGGAGAAGTTGAAGACTACCTGGTTTCTTTTGCCGCTCCTGAGTTTCAGGAATCAATATCTAAAGCATCGTCGGAATCACTTCTTACTATGGATTTAAAAGTTTACCCAAATCCAACAACCGACTGGTTAAATCTGCAATTATCAGAATTTTCAGAACAAGCTTTTTATGCCATTTATAATACAGTTGGTAAGAAAGTTATGGAGCAGCCAATTAATGCACCTTTAACAACTATTGACATGAGCGATAAAGCTCCCGGCATTTACCTGGTGGTTGTAAAAACCGATGCGCAAATTTTTAATGAGAAAGTTATAAAAAGATAA
- a CDS encoding Na/Pi cotransporter family protein translates to MNFTALIILLLGGLALFLHGMNVMTDGLKAAAGSKMKSFLKGMTRNRWTSLVAGTGITAVIQSSSVTTVLAVGFVSAGLISFQSTLGIILGANLGTTITAQIIAFKITQASWIMIAAGFLASFLFKKQSIKNFGMIILGLGLVFLGMNVMNEATTPLKDFEPFINLMKGLDNYLYAILIGALFTALVQSSSATTGVVIILSVQGLLGIEEAIAIILGANIGTCVTAVLSALGKPRDAMRVAISHVLFKVVGVLIWYAFIGELADIVRFISEDSARQVANAHTIFNAANTFLFIWLVKPIAKLVVWLLPEKKKKEERLFTELHDFYLEDVSLALELSQSSIAKLGEKVIEIVKAGIPMALTGKEHELVELRYKDALIDRGHAEILTFLQNIQGLSISKDQSHVLERQIEAVNVLETAADMVTTSLVEAAEHRIEKGFEVSNATVQRISVVHNMALEAFQKALQFYSLDDTSVNNTLAKDLFKKELQDVRLHLIERLSVSDDKRIETYRFESEVLEGIRRLHALARRLKRKAG, encoded by the coding sequence ATGAATTTTACTGCACTGATTATACTCTTGTTGGGTGGACTTGCATTATTCCTGCACGGAATGAATGTAATGACGGACGGTTTAAAAGCCGCTGCCGGAAGTAAAATGAAGTCGTTTTTAAAAGGAATGACACGTAACCGATGGACGTCGCTGGTGGCAGGAACGGGAATCACTGCCGTAATACAATCATCGTCGGTAACAACAGTTTTAGCTGTAGGATTTGTTTCGGCCGGCTTAATTTCATTTCAAAGTACCTTGGGAATTATTCTTGGGGCCAATCTTGGAACAACTATTACAGCTCAAATCATAGCCTTTAAAATAACCCAAGCCTCGTGGATAATGATTGCAGCAGGATTTCTGGCAAGTTTTCTTTTTAAAAAGCAATCAATTAAAAATTTCGGAATGATTATTCTGGGACTCGGATTAGTCTTTCTGGGCATGAATGTGATGAACGAGGCAACAACTCCCTTAAAAGATTTTGAGCCCTTTATTAATTTAATGAAGGGGCTGGATAATTATCTGTACGCTATTTTAATTGGAGCTCTGTTTACAGCACTGGTTCAAAGTTCATCGGCTACAACCGGTGTTGTGATAATTCTCTCGGTGCAGGGGCTTTTGGGCATTGAGGAAGCTATTGCTATAATCCTTGGAGCCAATATCGGAACTTGTGTTACGGCAGTTTTATCGGCTTTGGGTAAGCCCAGGGATGCCATGCGAGTAGCAATTTCACATGTGCTTTTTAAAGTTGTTGGTGTGTTAATTTGGTATGCTTTTATTGGAGAGTTAGCCGACATCGTAAGGTTTATTTCCGAAGATAGTGCACGACAAGTAGCAAATGCACATACCATTTTTAATGCGGCCAATACATTCTTATTTATTTGGCTGGTAAAACCAATCGCAAAGTTAGTGGTTTGGCTATTGCCTGAAAAGAAAAAGAAGGAGGAAAGGTTATTTACAGAGTTGCACGACTTTTATCTGGAGGATGTTAGCCTTGCTTTAGAATTATCGCAAAGTTCAATTGCAAAACTGGGAGAAAAAGTAATTGAAATAGTAAAGGCAGGAATTCCCATGGCCTTAACCGGAAAGGAACACGAGCTGGTTGAATTAAGGTATAAAGATGCACTAATAGACAGAGGACACGCTGAAATATTAACCTTTTTGCAAAACATACAAGGCCTGTCGATAAGTAAAGACCAAAGCCATGTGCTCGAGCGACAAATAGAAGCTGTTAATGTACTTGAGACAGCAGCTGACATGGTTACAACATCATTGGTAGAAGCAGCTGAACACCGTATTGAAAAGGGATTTGAAGTAAGCAATGCTACGGTGCAGCGAATTTCTGTAGTCCATAATATGGCGTTGGAAGCATTTCAGAAGGCATTACAATTTTACAGCTTAGATGATACTTCCGTCAATAATACTCTGGCCAAAGATCTTTTTAAAAAGGAGCTTCAGGATGTTCGTTTACACCTTATTGAAAGATTATCAGTATCCGATGATAAACGAATTGAGACTTATCGTTTTGAATCGGAAGTGCTGGAAGGAATCAGGCGTTTGCATGCTTTAGCAAGGCGGTTAAAAAGAAAGGCAGGATAA
- a CDS encoding sulfatase family protein: MNLHQLLSLLVLALFVNSCTNTNQETKRPNVVIIFLDDSGYSDFAPFGQTSFETPNVKKLAEEGIMFKNFYVPQAVCSASRSALISGCYPGRTKVFSAHGPGDRGLETTFPTIGEVFKNAGYKTALFGKWHCGDQPETRPHNRGFEETCGLMYSNDMWKHHPESPEYWGQWPLKYWENGEVTIENVDSTDQKMLTKWYTEHAVDFISKHKDEPFLLYVPHAMSHVPLFCSPEFEGKSGAGLYGDVIAELDWSVGQINKALKDNGIEDNTIVIFSSDNGPWIAYGNHAGTTPFREAKGTTFDGGTRSATIIKYPAKLKGNQQSSQALMTIDLLPTLCEVANIPLPETGIDGKNVWDIIAGKPNAANPHDYYAFTNDREFQAIMSGDGKWKLHLPHNYRTMTDIKGKDGMPGKYDYSAKIELSLFDMENDPYETTNVILEHTEIAEDLLGYAEIHKKKFFSEN; this comes from the coding sequence ATGAACTTACATCAACTTCTTAGCTTACTAGTATTGGCACTGTTTGTAAACTCATGCACCAACACTAATCAAGAAACAAAACGCCCCAATGTTGTAATTATCTTTCTTGATGATTCGGGATATTCAGATTTTGCCCCTTTTGGACAAACCAGTTTTGAAACACCCAACGTAAAAAAGCTGGCAGAAGAAGGAATAATGTTCAAGAATTTTTATGTCCCCCAGGCTGTTTGCTCGGCATCGCGGTCAGCCTTAATTTCAGGTTGCTACCCCGGGCGAACAAAAGTATTTAGTGCTCATGGCCCAGGCGATCGCGGCCTCGAAACCACTTTCCCAACTATTGGAGAGGTATTTAAAAATGCGGGATACAAAACTGCACTTTTTGGCAAATGGCACTGTGGCGATCAACCGGAAACACGCCCCCATAACCGTGGTTTTGAAGAAACCTGTGGACTGATGTATTCGAACGATATGTGGAAACATCATCCTGAAAGTCCTGAATACTGGGGACAGTGGCCGCTAAAATATTGGGAAAACGGCGAAGTAACCATTGAAAATGTGGACTCGACAGACCAGAAAATGCTTACCAAATGGTATACCGAACATGCGGTTGATTTTATATCGAAACACAAAGATGAGCCGTTTTTGCTTTACGTTCCTCATGCCATGTCGCACGTTCCGTTGTTTTGCAGCCCGGAGTTTGAAGGCAAATCGGGAGCTGGATTATACGGCGATGTAATTGCTGAGCTTGATTGGTCGGTAGGACAAATAAACAAAGCTTTAAAAGACAATGGAATTGAAGACAACACGATTGTCATCTTTTCGTCAGATAACGGCCCCTGGATTGCTTATGGCAACCATGCCGGAACTACACCGTTTCGTGAGGCAAAAGGAACAACATTTGATGGCGGAACCCGCTCGGCAACGATAATAAAATATCCGGCAAAATTGAAAGGCAATCAGCAATCCAGCCAGGCTTTAATGACTATTGATCTGCTGCCAACACTTTGTGAGGTGGCGAATATTCCACTTCCTGAAACGGGAATTGATGGGAAAAATGTATGGGACATCATTGCTGGAAAACCAAATGCTGCAAACCCACACGATTATTATGCTTTTACCAACGACAGGGAATTTCAGGCAATAATGTCGGGCGATGGAAAATGGAAGTTACACCTCCCACATAACTACCGCACAATGACTGATATTAAAGGAAAAGATGGAATGCCCGGCAAATATGATTATTCAGCTAAAATTGAGCTTTCGTTATTTGATATGGAAAATGATCCGTATGAAACAACAAACGTAATACTTGAGCATACTGAAATTGCAGAAGATTTACTGGGCTATGCCGAAATACATAAGAAAAAGTTCTTTAGCGAAAACTAA
- the aroC gene encoding chorismate synthase: MNTFGKIFRLTSFGESHGRGIGGIIDGCPAGVELDIELIQKDLARRKPGQSKITTQRKEPDQVEFLSGVFEGKTQGTPIAFAIWNKDQHSNDYNDLKNVYRPSHADFTYTKKYGTRDHRGGGRSSARETIARVVAGAIAKQILAKAGVSIQAFVSQVGEIKLKKHYKELDLSATENTIVRCPDKEVADEMIARIEKAGREHDTVGGVITGVASGVPAGWGEPVFNKLHADMGFAMLGINAVKGFEYGSGFDGTKLSGSEHNDIFIKTNQGVRTKTNNSGGIQGGISNGEDIYFNVAFKPIATLLKEQQTLDKDEQIIKINPKGRHDPCVLPRAVPIVEAMAALVLVDHFLLNKLNSI, encoded by the coding sequence ATGAACACTTTTGGAAAGATATTTCGCTTAACTTCTTTTGGAGAGTCTCATGGACGAGGAATCGGTGGTATAATCGATGGTTGTCCGGCCGGGGTTGAGCTCGATATAGAATTAATTCAAAAAGACCTGGCCAGAAGAAAACCGGGACAGTCGAAAATTACAACGCAACGAAAAGAACCCGACCAGGTGGAGTTTCTTTCCGGAGTATTTGAAGGAAAAACGCAGGGAACACCAATTGCTTTTGCCATTTGGAACAAAGATCAACACTCGAATGATTACAACGATCTTAAAAATGTTTACCGCCCTTCTCATGCCGATTTTACTTACACCAAAAAATACGGAACACGCGACCATCGTGGAGGTGGCAGATCTTCTGCACGCGAAACTATTGCCCGTGTTGTTGCCGGAGCAATTGCGAAACAAATTCTGGCAAAAGCAGGTGTTTCTATACAGGCATTTGTTTCTCAGGTTGGAGAAATAAAGTTGAAGAAACACTACAAAGAATTAGATCTGTCAGCTACTGAGAATACCATTGTACGCTGCCCTGATAAAGAAGTTGCCGATGAAATGATTGCCCGAATTGAAAAAGCAGGACGTGAGCATGATACTGTTGGTGGTGTTATTACCGGAGTTGCCAGCGGTGTGCCAGCCGGCTGGGGAGAGCCTGTTTTTAATAAACTGCATGCCGATATGGGCTTTGCAATGCTCGGAATTAATGCGGTAAAGGGATTTGAATACGGTTCTGGTTTTGACGGAACAAAACTGAGTGGTTCTGAACACAACGATATTTTTATAAAAACAAACCAAGGTGTTCGCACAAAAACGAATAACTCCGGTGGTATTCAAGGAGGTATCTCCAATGGCGAAGACATTTATTTTAACGTTGCATTTAAACCCATCGCCACTCTGCTGAAAGAACAACAAACACTTGATAAAGATGAGCAAATTATAAAGATTAATCCAAAAGGAAGACACGATCCATGTGTGCTTCCACGTGCTGTTCCAATAGTTGAGGCAATGGCTGCACTGGTTTTAGTTGACCACTTTTTACTTAATAAACTTAACTCGATTTAA
- a CDS encoding DUF4252 domain-containing protein, translating to MKRIAFILLAGLFLTTSCVYESGVSEAYSKYRFKDGVTTVSVPGWVIHLAAGIGDLEDSERDLLESIDRVKVIAVDDDNLNARIDLHEEFYKKISEKKNYEELLVVREGNENVTIFGRMNESVIEEMVILVGGDDNALIFVKGEISPQILNDNIDLSKPDRFLSLGR from the coding sequence ATGAAACGTATAGCTTTTATTTTGTTGGCAGGTCTTTTTCTTACGACCTCTTGTGTTTACGAATCGGGGGTGTCAGAAGCCTATTCCAAATATCGTTTTAAAGATGGTGTAACCACTGTTTCGGTGCCGGGCTGGGTAATTCATTTGGCGGCCGGAATTGGCGACCTGGAAGATAGTGAAAGGGATTTACTGGAGAGTATTGACCGGGTGAAGGTAATTGCAGTAGATGATGACAATTTGAATGCCCGAATTGATTTGCATGAAGAATTTTACAAGAAGATTAGTGAGAAAAAGAACTATGAAGAACTATTGGTGGTTCGCGAGGGAAATGAGAATGTGACCATTTTCGGGCGCATGAATGAATCAGTAATTGAAGAAATGGTTATTCTTGTTGGTGGCGACGACAATGCATTGATTTTTGTTAAAGGCGAAATCAGTCCGCAAATATTAAACGATAATATTGATTTGTCGAAACCTGACCGGTTTTTAAGTCTTGGGCGCTAA
- a CDS encoding RluA family pseudouridine synthase has protein sequence MNIPVLYQDESIIVVEKPIDLPVHKNDFMPNDAPYLTKLIGDETGKWIYNVHRLDSKTSGVIVLTFSPEAANILTKQFELKEVQKTYYAIVQGNPGEGTFDSKVLVKKKSKFKKAAVTHYKTLRTVQTQLVSKDKTDIQLSLVEINPETGRWHQLRQHFAKNRFDMIGDTHHGDFTLNKIILADTNIRRLFLHAGKLEFKHPVSAEPVSFESAIPAEFDKLLNFYDS, from the coding sequence ATGAATATTCCAGTATTATACCAAGACGAATCGATCATTGTTGTTGAGAAACCAATCGATCTTCCGGTTCATAAAAATGATTTTATGCCCAACGATGCCCCTTATTTAACCAAACTTATTGGTGACGAAACGGGGAAGTGGATTTATAATGTACACCGTTTAGACTCAAAGACTTCAGGGGTGATTGTTCTGACGTTTTCTCCTGAGGCGGCCAATATTTTAACCAAACAGTTTGAGCTGAAAGAGGTGCAAAAGACCTATTACGCAATAGTTCAGGGAAACCCGGGAGAAGGAACATTTGATTCGAAAGTGTTGGTGAAGAAAAAGTCGAAGTTTAAAAAAGCAGCGGTAACACATTATAAAACCTTACGAACGGTTCAAACCCAACTGGTTTCGAAAGACAAAACTGATATTCAGTTGAGTTTGGTGGAAATTAATCCGGAAACAGGACGCTGGCACCAGTTGCGGCAACATTTTGCCAAAAACCGCTTTGATATGATTGGCGATACGCACCACGGTGATTTTACATTGAATAAGATTATTTTAGCAGATACCAATATTCGCCGGCTATTTCTGCACGCTGGGAAACTGGAGTTTAAACACCCAGTAAGTGCCGAACCGGTTTCTTTTGAATCTGCTATTCCTGCAGAATTTGATAAACTGCTTAATTTTTATGATTCCTGA
- a CDS encoding DUF134 domain-containing protein has protein sequence MPRRKRNRRIQVPPVIKGMSVYGVRGRKTNEVILHLEEYEAIRLLDYQNLTQEEAAVFMDVSRPTLTRIYEEARNKVATAFVEGRDLIFRGGDIYFDKNWFKCNSCKASFSDYSENKEKCPVCNSEDLISLNDYYMDK, from the coding sequence ATGCCAAGAAGAAAAAGAAACAGAAGGATCCAGGTACCTCCGGTAATTAAGGGGATGTCGGTTTATGGTGTTCGTGGACGAAAAACAAACGAAGTTATTCTACACCTCGAAGAATATGAAGCAATTCGTTTATTAGATTACCAAAACCTTACACAGGAAGAAGCCGCTGTATTTATGGATGTTTCCCGGCCAACATTAACCCGTATTTACGAAGAAGCACGAAATAAAGTGGCAACCGCATTTGTTGAAGGAAGGGACCTTATTTTCAGAGGAGGTGATATTTATTTTGATAAAAACTGGTTCAAATGTAACAGTTGTAAAGCTAGTTTTAGTGATTACTCTGAGAATAAAGAGAAATGTCCGGTTTGTAACTCAGAAGACCTGATTTCGCTAAACGACTACTATATGGATAAATAA
- a CDS encoding methionine-R-sulfoxide reductase translates to MKTIVLLFILCLSFGSNAQNEKHDQDAKKMEYNKLNDFEKYVILEKGTERPYTGKYTDHKGNGTYVCKQCGAALYNSTDKFDSHCGWPSFDDEIDGAVHRTVDADGRRTEITCTNCGGHLGHVFFGEGFTDKDTRHCVNSVSLEFIPATEDTKKGKQ, encoded by the coding sequence ATGAAAACAATTGTATTATTATTTATTCTGTGTTTGAGTTTTGGAAGTAATGCCCAAAACGAAAAACACGATCAAGATGCAAAAAAGATGGAATACAACAAATTAAATGATTTTGAGAAGTACGTAATCTTAGAAAAAGGAACCGAACGCCCGTATACCGGGAAGTACACTGACCATAAGGGAAACGGTACTTATGTATGTAAACAGTGCGGAGCTGCCTTGTACAATTCGACTGATAAATTTGACTCGCACTGTGGCTGGCCAAGTTTTGATGACGAAATTGACGGTGCGGTGCACAGAACAGTTGATGCCGATGGTCGCCGAACCGAAATTACCTGTACCAATTGTGGCGGCCACCTGGGGCACGTATTTTTTGGTGAAGGCTTTACCGACAAAGATACGAGACATTGTGTAAACTCTGTTTCGCTCGAATTTATTCCGGCAACTGAGGATACAAAAAAAGGAAAACAATAA
- a CDS encoding PepSY-associated TM helix domain-containing protein, whose translation MKIRKLLRILHRDLGYFIVAMTIVYAVSGIYLNHRHDFNPDYKITITDFTHDLQPQQSYADDEIQQIVESVRSDVVYKKHYIDKDGDIKVFIANGEVIIFPGSGEGRMRYLQRRPLVFSMNKLHRATLGTAWKWVSDIMAVILLFVAVSGLFLLKGKRGLRRWGWWLTVAGFIVPLIFVILYL comes from the coding sequence ATGAAAATTCGGAAACTTCTACGCATTCTACATCGCGATTTAGGATACTTTATTGTTGCTATGACAATTGTATATGCCGTGTCGGGAATTTATTTGAATCATCGCCACGATTTCAATCCGGATTATAAAATAACAATCACGGATTTCACTCACGATTTGCAGCCACAGCAATCTTATGCTGATGATGAAATTCAACAAATAGTGGAATCAGTTCGATCCGATGTGGTTTATAAAAAGCATTATATAGATAAAGATGGCGATATAAAAGTATTTATTGCTAATGGAGAGGTAATAATCTTTCCTGGCTCCGGAGAAGGAAGGATGCGTTATTTGCAGCGTCGCCCATTGGTGTTTAGTATGAATAAATTGCACCGGGCAACCTTGGGAACTGCATGGAAATGGGTTAGTGATATAATGGCTGTAATTCTTTTATTTGTGGCTGTTTCAGGCCTTTTTCTATTAAAAGGGAAAAGAGGTTTACGGCGTTGGGGCTGGTGGTTGACAGTTGCCGGGTTTATTGTACCTTTAATCTTTGTAATTTTATATCTTTAA